A region from the Gemmatimonadaceae bacterium genome encodes:
- the xseB gene encoding exodeoxyribonuclease VII small subunit, with protein MTFEQSLARLEEIVRDLERSDLDLDQALRLFEEGIGHLRTAGDSLKTVDARVQQLVEAADGSFSVTELAS; from the coding sequence GTGACCTTCGAGCAATCGCTCGCCCGACTGGAAGAGATCGTGCGCGATCTCGAGCGCAGCGACCTCGACCTCGATCAGGCCCTGCGCCTGTTCGAGGAAGGGATCGGGCATCTGCGTACCGCCGGGGATTCGCTCAAGACCGTGGATGCCCGGGTGCAGCAGCTCGTCGAGGCCGCCGACGGCTCGTTCTCCGTCACCGAGCTCGCGAGCTGA
- the xseA gene encoding exodeoxyribonuclease VII large subunit — protein sequence MPPRRTSGYGPSVPADAPPGSAPEAAIPVHTLTAAAKDVIEGAFPPVWVRGEVSNFINHRNGHWYFTLKDAEAQVKCVVWSSAARRIPAPPDDGMQVVALGQMTVWPVRGDLQFSVRAIEAEGDGLWRKALEQTRVRLEADGLLDPARKRALPAFPRRIAVITSPDGAAMHDIITVTRSRSADVELVIIPAAVQGDAAPESLVAAIERLGRWRDADLLIIGRGGGSREDLWAFNDERVARALAACPIPTVSAVGHETDISICDLVADVRAATPSAAAELAVPARREVIARVAALATRLANAAKRREDRAVATLKQTRERFAMAGARLAERRRARLEGVAGRLHALSPLSTLARGFAVARTPGGATLSVRSAFTPGAAFELWLQDGIVEAVAGEQRPLPDGMPTSLTSPTPEERT from the coding sequence ATGCCCCCGCGTCGCACCAGCGGCTATGGGCCGTCGGTGCCCGCCGACGCGCCGCCGGGCAGCGCCCCGGAAGCGGCGATCCCCGTGCACACCCTCACGGCGGCCGCCAAGGACGTCATCGAAGGCGCATTTCCGCCGGTGTGGGTGCGCGGCGAGGTGAGCAACTTCATCAATCACCGCAACGGCCACTGGTACTTCACGCTCAAGGACGCCGAAGCGCAGGTGAAGTGCGTCGTGTGGAGTAGTGCAGCGCGGCGCATTCCGGCACCGCCCGACGACGGCATGCAGGTGGTGGCCCTCGGGCAGATGACCGTCTGGCCGGTCCGCGGCGATCTCCAGTTCTCCGTGCGCGCCATCGAAGCCGAAGGCGACGGGCTCTGGCGCAAGGCGCTGGAGCAGACGCGCGTGCGGCTGGAAGCCGACGGCCTGCTGGATCCGGCCCGGAAGCGCGCCTTGCCGGCGTTTCCGCGCCGTATTGCCGTGATCACGAGCCCCGACGGCGCCGCGATGCACGACATCATCACCGTGACGCGCAGTCGCAGCGCCGACGTGGAACTGGTGATCATTCCGGCGGCCGTGCAGGGGGACGCCGCCCCGGAGTCGCTCGTGGCGGCGATCGAGCGCCTGGGCCGGTGGCGTGACGCCGACCTGCTGATCATCGGGCGCGGCGGTGGCAGCCGCGAAGACCTGTGGGCGTTCAACGACGAGCGGGTCGCGCGCGCCCTCGCGGCGTGCCCGATCCCCACGGTCTCGGCGGTCGGTCATGAAACGGACATCTCGATCTGCGATCTCGTCGCCGATGTGCGAGCCGCCACCCCGTCGGCCGCTGCCGAGCTGGCGGTGCCGGCGCGACGCGAGGTCATCGCCCGGGTCGCCGCGCTGGCGACGCGCCTCGCCAACGCGGCCAAGCGCCGCGAGGATCGGGCGGTGGCCACGCTGAAACAGACGCGGGAGCGGTTCGCCATGGCGGGCGCCCGGCTTGCCGAGCGTCGTCGCGCACGGTTGGAAGGCGTGGCCGGGCGACTGCATGCGCTCTCCCCGCTGAGCACCCTCGCGCGGGGCTTCGCGGTGGCGCGAACGCCTGGGGGTGCTACTTTGAGCGTACGTAGTGCGTTCACCCCGGGTGCAGCCTTTGAACTCTGGTTGCAGGACGGGATCGTCGAAGCGGTGGCCGGCGAACAGCGGCCGCTGCCCGACGGGATGCCGACCAGCCTGACCAGCCCCACCCCGGAGGAGCGGACGTGA
- a CDS encoding bifunctional 5,10-methylenetetrahydrofolate dehydrogenase/5,10-methenyltetrahydrofolate cyclohydrolase, producing the protein MRAELIDGKAIAEAIRGEVAVDVARLTALGVVPGLTVVLVGDDAASATYVGAKEKASKAAGMKGETIRLPAATTQAELLALVERLNADPTVHGILVQMPLPKHIDPDTVIRHILPEKDVDGFHPVNVGKLLIGHTDGFVSCTPAGVIELLLRSGVETRGAEAVIVGRSNIVGKPMAALLVQGRAGGDATVTVCHSRTKDLAAHTRRADILIAAIGRAEMITGDMIKPGAVVIDVGMNTKPDATKAKGTRLCGDVHFDSAVEVASKITPVPGGVGPMTIAMLLRNTVRAAERTLA; encoded by the coding sequence TTGCGCGCTGAGCTGATCGACGGAAAGGCGATCGCCGAAGCGATCCGCGGCGAGGTCGCGGTAGACGTGGCGCGCCTCACCGCGCTCGGCGTGGTGCCGGGGCTCACGGTGGTGCTCGTGGGCGACGACGCCGCCAGTGCGACGTACGTCGGGGCGAAAGAGAAGGCGTCGAAGGCGGCGGGGATGAAGGGCGAAACGATTCGCCTCCCCGCGGCGACGACGCAGGCGGAACTGCTCGCGCTCGTCGAGCGGCTGAACGCCGATCCGACGGTGCACGGCATTCTCGTGCAGATGCCGCTGCCGAAGCATATCGATCCCGACACGGTCATTCGTCACATCCTGCCCGAGAAGGACGTCGACGGCTTTCACCCAGTGAATGTGGGCAAGCTGCTCATCGGGCACACCGATGGCTTCGTGTCGTGCACACCGGCGGGCGTGATCGAACTGCTGCTCCGCAGCGGTGTGGAGACGCGCGGGGCCGAAGCGGTGATCGTTGGGCGCAGCAACATCGTCGGCAAGCCAATGGCCGCGCTGCTCGTGCAGGGGCGTGCTGGCGGCGACGCCACGGTGACCGTGTGCCATAGCCGGACGAAGGATCTGGCGGCGCACACGCGTCGCGCCGATATCCTCATTGCGGCCATCGGTCGCGCCGAGATGATCACTGGCGACATGATCAAGCCGGGCGCCGTGGTGATCGACGTTGGGATGAACACCAAGCCCGATGCCACGAAGGCGAAGGGCACGCGGCTCTGTGGCGATGTGCACTTTGACAGCGCCGTCGAGGTCGCGTCGAAGATCACGCCGGTACCGGGTGGGGTCGGGCCGATGACCATCGCCATGCTGTTGCGCAATACGGTGCGCGCAGCGGAACGCACGCTGGCCTGA
- the rny gene encoding ribonuclease Y, with protein MGDLPLAPFVGALGVLSAVIAFVLGRKSGRQVEIAEQQRAKATAEDTAGRILDEAKREAETLRKGAIVSGKEEVLQLREQHEVEVRQRRGEVEKEEKRVMEREAQLDRARESLEGREQELQRRQSDIGRREQVAASREQELEKLVAEERRRLEQLAGLSAEQAKAELVRRLEDEAMADAASRLREIRESAKRNAEREAKKIVALAVQRVAAETTAETTVSAVSLPNDEMKGRIIGREGRNIRAFELATGVDVIIDDTPDTVVVSCFDPVRRETARLALEKLVSDGRIHPGRIEEVVAKARKEVDAAIIETGEQAAYDVGVAGLHPELVKLIGRMRWRTSYGQNILAHSKEVAWLAGMMAAELGLDVALAKRGALLHDIGKVLTHEHEGTHVQLGVEVATKYGENPLVVNCIAAHHDDVPHESEVSVLVQAADGISGSRPGARREAFETYVKRLEGLEKIASSYRGVERVFAIQAGREVRVVVTPEQVDDARMTALSEEIARRIESELQYPGQIKVVVIRESRAVDFAR; from the coding sequence ATGGGAGACCTTCCCCTCGCGCCGTTCGTGGGCGCCCTGGGCGTACTCTCGGCTGTGATCGCCTTTGTGCTCGGACGGAAGTCCGGGCGTCAGGTTGAGATCGCCGAGCAGCAGCGTGCGAAAGCCACGGCCGAAGACACGGCCGGCCGGATTCTCGACGAGGCCAAGCGGGAGGCCGAGACGTTGCGCAAGGGCGCGATTGTCTCCGGCAAGGAGGAAGTGCTTCAGCTTCGTGAACAGCACGAGGTCGAAGTCCGCCAGCGCCGCGGCGAGGTCGAGAAGGAAGAGAAGCGCGTCATGGAGCGCGAGGCGCAGCTCGATCGCGCGCGTGAGTCGCTCGAGGGACGCGAGCAGGAGCTGCAGCGCCGCCAGAGCGACATCGGACGCCGGGAACAGGTCGCCGCGTCGCGTGAGCAGGAGCTCGAGAAGCTGGTCGCGGAAGAGCGTCGCCGCCTGGAGCAGCTCGCCGGGCTGAGCGCGGAGCAGGCAAAGGCCGAACTCGTGCGTCGCCTCGAAGATGAGGCGATGGCCGATGCCGCCAGTCGCCTCCGCGAGATTCGCGAGTCGGCCAAGCGGAACGCCGAGCGGGAGGCCAAGAAGATCGTGGCGCTCGCGGTCCAGCGCGTGGCGGCCGAAACGACGGCCGAAACCACGGTCTCGGCCGTGTCGCTGCCCAACGACGAAATGAAGGGACGTATCATCGGGCGTGAGGGCCGGAACATTCGGGCCTTCGAACTCGCCACCGGTGTGGACGTGATCATCGATGACACCCCCGATACGGTGGTGGTGTCGTGCTTTGATCCGGTCCGCCGGGAAACGGCGCGGCTGGCGCTCGAGAAGCTCGTGAGCGATGGCCGCATTCATCCCGGGCGGATTGAGGAAGTGGTCGCCAAGGCTCGCAAGGAAGTGGACGCCGCCATCATCGAAACCGGCGAGCAGGCCGCGTACGATGTCGGGGTCGCGGGTTTGCATCCGGAGCTGGTCAAGCTCATCGGGCGCATGCGGTGGCGCACGAGCTACGGGCAGAACATTCTCGCGCACAGCAAGGAAGTCGCGTGGCTCGCCGGCATGATGGCCGCCGAGCTCGGGCTGGACGTCGCGCTCGCCAAGCGTGGCGCGCTGCTCCACGACATCGGCAAGGTGCTCACGCACGAGCATGAGGGCACGCACGTGCAGCTCGGTGTGGAGGTCGCCACCAAGTACGGCGAGAACCCGCTGGTGGTGAACTGCATCGCGGCCCATCACGACGACGTGCCGCATGAGAGCGAAGTGTCGGTCCTCGTGCAGGCCGCCGACGGCATTTCCGGTTCGCGCCCCGGCGCGCGCCGCGAAGCGTTCGAGACGTACGTGAAGCGCCTCGAGGGGCTCGAGAAGATCGCGTCGAGCTATCGGGGCGTGGAGCGCGTCTTTGCCATTCAGGCCGGACGCGAAGTGCGGGTGGTCGTGACGCCGGAGCAGGTGGACGACGCGCGCATGACCGCGCTCTCGGAAGAGATCGCGCGGCGCATCGAATCCGAGCTGCAGTATCCGGGGCAGATCAAGGTGGTGGTGATTCGCGAAAGCCGGGCGGTGGATTTTGCGCGCTGA
- a CDS encoding cell division protein ZapA: protein MMDMRTVVKVKIMGEEYTLRTEASPDHTRAVAEHVDRTIRAITGSGASVETHKAAILAALQITDDLFRERAAAELLTDDIRQLASDIRPLLPPGLRGDELAAG, encoded by the coding sequence ATGATGGACATGCGGACGGTCGTGAAGGTCAAGATCATGGGCGAGGAGTACACGCTCCGGACGGAGGCGTCGCCCGACCACACCCGCGCGGTGGCGGAGCACGTGGATCGGACGATCCGCGCCATTACGGGCAGCGGCGCCTCGGTGGAGACCCACAAGGCGGCCATCCTTGCCGCGCTCCAGATCACGGATGACCTGTTCCGGGAACGGGCCGCGGCCGAACTCCTGACCGACGACATCCGTCAGCTGGCCAGCGACATCCGCCCCCTGCTGCCGCCGGGGTTGCGCGGCGACGAGCTGGCCGCGGGCTAA
- the pheT gene encoding phenylalanine--tRNA ligase subunit beta — translation MIVSHEWLKQFAPHTLSAPEIGEALSRHCVTLDNLESLGGQLAPFVVAQVVEAGRHPNSDHLWVTKVDDGSGTLLDVVCGAPNVVAGNKYPFARTGTVMPGGLKIEKRKIRGETSNGMLCSARELGLGEEHDGILTLDTDAAPGTPITEVIRVADARLELDVLPNRPDLLSHLGMAREVAAITGAALQVVPTDLTATPSALPAITGGTSATGVHARVTVEDAVSCPRYVAVVIRGVTVGPSPKWLSSRLEAIGSRSISNVVDATNYVLHGFGQPVHAFDLAKLSGQAIVVRPTRAGEQLVTLDGQTRALATNTTCICDGAAPVALAGVMGGRDSEVTDGTTDVLLEVAVFDPKFVRRVRKAVGLSTDASYRFERGIDAGNTLDVARLAAALITQVAGGEVVEVLDVGSAPAPTAPVTLRPARLERLLGMPVSTGEITRRLMSLGCTVTAAGDALAVTAPSWRHDLGLEVDLIEEVARLIGFDALPDELRPFRAGSAPDHPLHLAGRRVRDVLVGLGLAETRPMPFTATGSEHSPRVRNPLAEDEPFLRASVLDTLARRAEYNLSRMQGNLRLFEIGNTFTPRAGRLPLEEVRVGALLMGARRPAHFTEPNPPAYDIWDAKELAERLLTAAFPGATAQLVPGDVNTPWTLEVQGRRVGHVERVALDRPVWASDAWGVEITLGEMSSDDVAPAGQSAHAPAVRESGAATAVRFVPLPTTPAAEIDLALVVPDSVAAAAVEATLQQAGGELLERVQLFDEFRGEGIPAGARSLAWRLTFRHSERTLRDKEIEGRRAKLLEVLDKELGIRPRAS, via the coding sequence ATGATCGTTTCCCACGAGTGGTTGAAGCAGTTCGCGCCGCACACGCTGAGCGCGCCGGAGATCGGTGAGGCGCTGAGCCGCCATTGCGTCACGCTCGATAATCTCGAATCGTTGGGCGGTCAGCTCGCGCCGTTCGTCGTGGCCCAGGTCGTCGAAGCCGGTCGCCATCCGAATTCGGATCACCTGTGGGTGACCAAGGTCGATGACGGCAGTGGCACGCTGCTCGACGTCGTGTGCGGCGCCCCCAACGTGGTGGCGGGGAACAAGTATCCCTTCGCCCGCACCGGCACCGTCATGCCCGGCGGTCTCAAGATCGAGAAGCGCAAGATTCGCGGCGAAACGTCGAACGGCATGCTCTGCTCGGCGCGGGAGCTCGGCCTCGGCGAGGAGCACGATGGCATCCTCACGCTCGACACCGACGCCGCGCCGGGGACGCCGATCACCGAGGTTATCCGCGTCGCCGACGCCCGGCTCGAGCTCGACGTCCTGCCGAATCGCCCCGACCTGCTCTCGCACCTCGGGATGGCGCGCGAGGTCGCCGCGATCACCGGCGCCGCGCTCCAGGTCGTACCCACCGATCTGACGGCCACGCCGAGTGCGCTGCCGGCGATCACGGGCGGCACGAGCGCCACCGGTGTGCACGCGCGCGTCACGGTGGAAGACGCGGTCAGTTGCCCGCGGTACGTCGCGGTCGTGATCCGCGGCGTGACGGTTGGCCCGAGCCCGAAGTGGCTCAGCAGCCGCCTCGAGGCCATTGGGTCGCGCAGCATCAGCAATGTGGTCGACGCCACCAACTACGTGCTCCATGGCTTCGGCCAGCCGGTGCATGCGTTCGATCTCGCCAAGCTCTCCGGCCAGGCGATCGTCGTGCGTCCCACGCGCGCGGGCGAGCAGCTCGTTACGCTCGATGGCCAGACGCGCGCGCTGGCCACCAACACCACCTGCATCTGCGACGGCGCCGCGCCGGTGGCGCTCGCCGGCGTGATGGGCGGGCGTGACAGCGAAGTCACCGACGGCACCACCGACGTGCTGCTCGAAGTCGCGGTCTTCGATCCCAAGTTCGTGCGGCGTGTGCGCAAGGCGGTCGGCCTCAGCACCGATGCGAGCTATCGGTTCGAGCGCGGCATCGATGCCGGCAACACGCTCGACGTGGCGCGCCTCGCCGCCGCGTTGATCACGCAGGTCGCTGGCGGTGAGGTGGTGGAAGTGCTGGATGTGGGCAGCGCGCCGGCGCCCACGGCGCCCGTCACGCTCCGCCCGGCGCGCCTCGAGCGGCTGCTCGGCATGCCCGTGAGCACCGGGGAGATCACGCGTCGCCTCATGTCGCTCGGTTGCACGGTGACCGCCGCCGGGGACGCGCTTGCGGTGACCGCACCGTCGTGGCGCCATGACCTCGGCCTCGAAGTTGATCTGATCGAAGAGGTCGCGCGACTGATCGGGTTCGATGCGCTGCCCGATGAGCTCCGGCCGTTCCGGGCCGGTTCGGCACCGGATCATCCGCTTCATCTCGCCGGGCGGCGCGTTCGCGACGTGCTGGTGGGGCTGGGGCTCGCCGAAACGCGCCCGATGCCGTTCACCGCGACCGGGAGCGAGCACTCACCCCGCGTGCGCAATCCGCTCGCGGAAGACGAACCCTTCTTGCGTGCCTCGGTCCTCGATACGCTGGCTCGCCGGGCCGAGTACAACCTCTCGCGCATGCAGGGGAACCTCCGGCTGTTTGAGATCGGCAACACGTTCACGCCGCGTGCGGGCCGGCTGCCGCTCGAAGAGGTGCGGGTGGGAGCGCTGCTGATGGGCGCCCGGCGCCCGGCACATTTCACGGAGCCGAATCCGCCCGCGTACGACATCTGGGATGCGAAGGAGCTGGCGGAGCGGTTGCTCACGGCGGCGTTTCCAGGGGCGACGGCCCAGCTCGTGCCCGGCGACGTGAACACGCCGTGGACGCTGGAAGTGCAGGGGCGTCGCGTCGGCCATGTGGAGCGCGTCGCGCTCGACCGGCCGGTGTGGGCGTCGGACGCGTGGGGGGTGGAGATCACGCTCGGCGAGATGTCGAGTGACGATGTGGCGCCGGCCGGGCAGTCCGCCCACGCGCCGGCGGTGCGTGAGTCGGGCGCGGCCACGGCCGTGCGTTTCGTCCCGCTCCCGACGACGCCGGCGGCGGAGATCGATCTGGCATTGGTCGTGCCCGACAGCGTTGCCGCAGCCGCGGTCGAGGCGACCTTGCAGCAGGCTGGCGGTGAGCTGCTGGAACGCGTGCAGCTGTTCGACGAATTCCGCGGGGAGGGCATCCCGGCGGGGGCTCGCTCGCTGGCGTGGCGGTTGACGTTCCGGCATTCCGAGCGCACGCTCAGAGATAAGGAGATCGAGGGGCGACGCGCCAAGCTCCTCGAGGTGTTGGACAAGGAGCTGGGGATTCGCCCCCGCGCCTCCTGA
- the pheS gene encoding phenylalanine--tRNA ligase subunit alpha, producing the protein MQLSDYLAQAEALAAECRALLEGLEPATRLDVAKGQLNALKDDRLAALQGGLRALPPEDRRAAGGAFNTLKTAIQDALDAFAARQAAASGAVAFDATMPARRTWRGSLHPVTMVIDEIADIFRELGFTIALGPEAETEWYNFGALNFPSDHPAMELHDTLYLGEHTLLRTHTSPVQVRSMQRFAPPVRVLAPGQVYRRDFFDATHAPAFMQLEGLAIDEGVSFADLKATLAEFARRFYGASRRVRFGPSYFPFVEPGAQMDVEVDLGDGKGLRWVEIMGCGMVHPNVIEAAGLDSEKYTGWAFGMGPARIAMSRYGINDIRILYDSDVRFLEQFAR; encoded by the coding sequence GTGCAGCTCTCCGATTATCTCGCCCAGGCCGAGGCCTTGGCGGCCGAATGCCGGGCGCTCCTCGAGGGCCTCGAGCCGGCCACGCGGCTCGATGTCGCCAAGGGGCAGCTCAACGCCCTCAAGGACGACCGCCTCGCCGCGCTCCAGGGCGGCCTCCGCGCGCTGCCCCCCGAGGATCGCCGGGCCGCCGGTGGCGCCTTCAACACGCTCAAGACGGCCATCCAGGATGCGCTCGACGCCTTCGCCGCGCGACAGGCCGCGGCCTCCGGCGCGGTGGCATTCGACGCCACCATGCCGGCGCGGCGCACGTGGCGGGGCTCGCTGCATCCCGTCACCATGGTGATCGACGAGATCGCGGACATCTTCCGCGAGCTCGGGTTCACCATCGCGCTCGGCCCGGAAGCGGAAACGGAGTGGTACAACTTCGGCGCCCTGAACTTTCCGAGCGATCATCCGGCGATGGAGCTGCACGATACGCTCTATCTCGGCGAGCACACGCTGCTGCGCACCCACACGTCGCCGGTGCAGGTGCGCTCGATGCAGCGCTTCGCGCCGCCCGTGCGCGTGCTCGCGCCCGGGCAGGTGTATCGGCGCGACTTCTTCGATGCGACGCACGCCCCGGCGTTCATGCAGCTCGAAGGGCTCGCCATCGACGAAGGCGTCAGCTTTGCCGATCTCAAGGCCACCCTCGCCGAGTTTGCGCGCCGTTTTTACGGTGCCTCACGGCGGGTGCGCTTCGGCCCCTCGTACTTCCCGTTCGTCGAGCCCGGCGCGCAGATGGACGTCGAAGTGGACCTCGGCGACGGCAAGGGGCTGCGGTGGGTGGAGATCATGGGGTGCGGCATGGTGCACCCGAACGTGATCGAAGCGGCCGGGCTCGATAGTGAGAAGTACACCGGCTGGGCCTTCGGCATGGGCCCGGCGCGTATCGCCATGTCGCGGTACGGCATCAACGACATTCGCATCCTGTACGACTCGGATGTGCGCTTCCTGGAGCAGTTCGCGCGATGA
- the rplT gene encoding 50S ribosomal protein L20: MPRVKSNVVRLKRKKQILKHAKGAFGGRSKLWKAAKETVERGWRYAYRDRKNKKRDFRRLWIVRINAAARLHDMSYSVFINGLHAAGIEIDRKVLADLAVREPEAFAAIAAQVKQAIEAKSAA, encoded by the coding sequence ATGCCACGCGTCAAGTCCAACGTCGTTCGTCTCAAGCGCAAGAAGCAGATCCTCAAGCACGCCAAGGGCGCCTTTGGTGGCCGCTCGAAGCTGTGGAAGGCCGCCAAGGAAACCGTGGAGCGCGGCTGGCGCTACGCGTACCGCGACCGCAAGAACAAGAAGCGCGATTTCCGCCGCCTCTGGATCGTGCGTATCAACGCCGCCGCGCGCCTGCATGACATGTCGTACTCGGTGTTCATCAACGGCCTCCACGCCGCTGGCATCGAGATCGACCGCAAGGTCCTCGCCGACCTCGCCGTGCGTGAGCCGGAGGCCTTCGCGGCCATCGCCGCGCAGGTCAAGCAGGCGATCGAAGCGAAGTCTGCCGCGTAA
- the rpmI gene encoding 50S ribosomal protein L35 yields MPKMKTHSGAKKRFSVTGSGKVRRLKAYKSHILTKKDAKRKRNLRRPAIVETNGEAKRIKRLILA; encoded by the coding sequence ATGCCGAAGATGAAGACCCACAGCGGCGCCAAGAAGCGCTTCTCCGTGACGGGATCGGGGAAGGTGCGGCGCCTGAAGGCGTACAAGAGCCACATCCTGACCAAGAAGGACGCCAAGCGGAAGCGTAATCTCCGTCGCCCGGCCATCGTCGAGACCAACGGCGAAGCCAAGCGTATCAAGCGTCTCATCCTGGCCTGA
- the infC gene encoding translation initiation factor IF-3, with amino-acid sequence MNRQIRISPVRVIGADGSQLGILEVDAALSMAAEQGLDLVEVAAAARPPVVRIMDYGKFKFEQAKQARLAKKKQHIIHLKEVKYRPGIDDHDFDTKTRHARKFLEEGNKVKVTLMFRGRQIAHPELGRAVVERVGQELADLAKVESAPTMEGKSMTMILAPK; translated from the coding sequence GTGAACCGGCAGATCCGGATCAGCCCCGTTCGCGTGATCGGTGCCGATGGCAGTCAGCTGGGCATCCTGGAAGTCGACGCCGCACTGTCGATGGCCGCGGAGCAGGGACTCGATCTCGTCGAGGTGGCGGCAGCGGCTCGGCCCCCCGTCGTTCGCATCATGGACTACGGGAAGTTCAAGTTCGAACAGGCCAAGCAGGCGCGGCTCGCGAAGAAGAAGCAGCACATCATCCATCTCAAGGAAGTGAAGTACCGCCCTGGGATCGATGATCACGACTTCGATACGAAGACCCGCCACGCGCGGAAATTCCTCGAAGAAGGCAACAAGGTGAAGGTGACGCTGATGTTCCGCGGCCGACAGATCGCGCACCCCGAGCTGGGGCGGGCGGTGGTCGAGCGGGTCGGGCAGGAACTGGCCGATCTCGCGAAGGTCGAAAGCGCCCCCACCATGGAAGGGAAGTCCATGACGATGATCCTCGCGCCGAAGTGA
- a CDS encoding MBL fold metallo-hydrolase codes for MSFPEPLIDTRTLGRWRIHAIQAGGQQLDGGAMFGVVPKTLWERRLAADAKNRIPMGMRCLLIEHDDGLVLLDTGSGNKETTKFHDIYGIENGGADGRTALEDGIRAAGHRPEDIALVINTHLHFDHAGGNTWRAPTGEVLPTFPNARYVVQAGEFAYATHTNERTAASYFPPNWDAIVAQGRFDLIDGDREIVPGISVRRTPGHTPHHQSVLLRSGGEVCCFLGDVVPTAHHLPLPWIMGYDVEPLVTLESKRALLADAMREEWLLVFEHDAHVGFGRAAHDGKAYRLADGG; via the coding sequence GTGAGCTTTCCGGAGCCTCTCATCGACACCCGCACCCTGGGACGTTGGCGGATTCACGCCATTCAGGCCGGTGGCCAGCAGCTCGACGGGGGGGCGATGTTCGGCGTCGTCCCCAAGACGCTGTGGGAGCGTCGGCTCGCCGCCGACGCCAAGAACCGGATCCCGATGGGGATGCGCTGCCTGCTGATCGAGCACGATGACGGTCTCGTGCTGCTCGACACGGGCTCGGGGAACAAGGAGACCACCAAGTTCCACGACATCTACGGCATCGAGAATGGCGGGGCCGACGGGCGCACGGCGCTCGAAGATGGGATTCGGGCCGCCGGCCATCGTCCGGAGGACATCGCGCTCGTCATCAACACCCATCTGCACTTCGACCACGCCGGCGGGAATACGTGGCGGGCGCCGACCGGGGAGGTGCTGCCCACGTTCCCGAACGCCCGCTACGTGGTGCAGGCGGGGGAGTTTGCCTACGCCACGCACACGAACGAGCGCACGGCGGCGAGCTATTTCCCGCCGAACTGGGACGCCATCGTGGCGCAGGGGCGGTTCGACCTGATCGACGGTGACCGGGAGATCGTGCCGGGGATCAGCGTGCGGCGGACGCCGGGCCATACGCCGCATCACCAGAGCGTGCTGCTGCGGTCGGGCGGGGAGGTCTGCTGCTTTCTGGGGGATGTCGTCCCGACGGCGCACCATCTCCCGTTGCCGTGGATCATGGGGTACGACGTGGAGCCGCTGGTGACGCTGGAATCGAAGCGGGCGCTGCTGGCCGACGCGATGCGGGAGGAGTGGCTGCTCGTCTTTGAGCACGACGCCCACGTCGGCTTCGGGCGGGCCGCCCACGACGGGAAGGCCTATCGGCTGGCGGACGGGGGCTGA
- a CDS encoding redox-sensing transcriptional repressor Rex codes for MKRIADSTVRRLSMYLRYLEDLDTHGQQTASSDELAHLCGTTPAQVRKDLSFFGSFGKRGLGYPVHELTAHLREILGLGQEWKVIIVGAGKIGAALANYRGFRQRGFTVVGVYDNDPAKVGTTWGASTIRPMADVAKDVQREGARIAVLAIPSENAQAVVDTLIEAGIRAILNFAPAQIAVPPHVSLKSVNMAMELEGLSFALTNSELLDQGAA; via the coding sequence GTGAAGCGCATCGCCGACTCTACCGTTCGTCGCCTCTCGATGTACCTCCGGTACCTCGAAGACCTCGACACCCACGGCCAGCAGACCGCCTCGAGTGATGAGCTCGCCCATCTGTGCGGGACCACCCCGGCGCAGGTGCGCAAGGACCTGTCGTTCTTCGGCTCCTTCGGGAAGCGGGGGCTCGGCTATCCGGTGCACGAGCTCACCGCCCACCTCCGTGAGATCCTGGGACTCGGTCAGGAGTGGAAGGTCATCATCGTGGGGGCCGGCAAGATCGGGGCGGCGCTGGCCAACTATCGTGGCTTTCGGCAGCGCGGCTTCACGGTCGTGGGGGTCTACGACAATGATCCGGCCAAGGTCGGCACGACGTGGGGCGCGTCCACCATTCGCCCGATGGCCGACGTCGCCAAGGATGTGCAGCGCGAAGGCGCGCGCATCGCGGTGCTCGCGATACCGAGTGAGAACGCCCAGGCGGTCGTGGATACGCTGATCGAAGCCGGCATCCGGGCGATCCTCAACTTCGCCCCCGCGCAGATTGCCGTACCGCCGCATGTCTCGCTCAAGTCCGTCAACATGGCGATGGAGCTCGAAGGGCTCTCGTTCGCGCTCACGAACAGCGAATTGCTCGATCAGGGCGCGGCCTGA